One genomic segment of Paenibacillus xylanexedens includes these proteins:
- a CDS encoding M15 family metallopeptidase, whose translation MKSTTGRQRRMVVMLSSLMICGALLAACQNGSGTEESQNPNGTGNTQQETDGTTVHFTEDKGTDGDNAGGDDTSSSGNSGEGTDSESGNASAGEGQGSSDNGNGATAEDPLLEKRSISALQTTIDAQSVVTNAESMTVIVNKQRSLPDGYEPDDLVEPNVPFSFDEPHEKRHMRKEAAEALEKLFAGAKADGIELRAVSGYRSYQRQVSIYNNNVKTKGQEYTDRVSSVPGRSEHQTGLAIDVSSPSVGNVLEEVFGTSKEGQWLAEHAAEYGYVIRYLQGEEDTTGYVYEPWHIRYIGTDLAPDVAKSGLTLEEYFDEANIKL comes from the coding sequence ATGAAATCAACTACGGGAAGACAGCGCCGCATGGTGGTTATGCTGTCCTCATTGATGATATGCGGAGCATTGCTTGCCGCGTGCCAGAACGGTTCAGGCACAGAGGAGAGCCAGAATCCGAATGGAACAGGTAACACACAACAGGAGACGGACGGCACAACGGTTCATTTTACGGAGGATAAAGGAACGGATGGCGACAATGCTGGCGGTGATGACACATCATCTTCTGGCAACAGCGGTGAAGGCACGGATAGCGAGTCTGGGAATGCTTCAGCGGGCGAAGGGCAGGGCTCTTCGGACAATGGGAATGGTGCGACAGCGGAAGATCCATTGCTGGAGAAACGCAGTATCAGCGCACTGCAAACGACGATTGATGCACAATCCGTGGTGACCAATGCCGAGTCTATGACCGTCATTGTGAACAAACAACGGAGTCTGCCTGACGGTTACGAGCCGGACGATCTGGTAGAGCCGAATGTACCGTTCTCCTTCGACGAACCACACGAGAAGCGGCATATGCGCAAGGAAGCTGCGGAGGCACTGGAGAAGTTGTTTGCAGGTGCAAAAGCGGATGGCATTGAGCTTCGTGCGGTGTCCGGTTATCGTTCATATCAGCGTCAGGTATCCATCTATAACAATAATGTCAAAACCAAAGGTCAAGAATACACAGATCGTGTGAGTTCTGTGCCAGGCAGAAGCGAACATCAGACGGGTCTTGCCATCGATGTATCGAGCCCGAGTGTGGGCAATGTGCTGGAAGAGGTATTTGGCACATCGAAGGAAGGCCAGTGGTTGGCTGAACACGCTGCAGAATACGGATATGTCATCCGTTATCTGCAAGGTGAAGAAGATACCACAGGTTACGTCTATGAGCCTTGGCATATCCGGTACATCGGTACAGATTTGGCACCGGATGTGGCGAAGAGTGGGTTAACTTTGGAAGAATACTTCGATGAGGCTAATATCAAGTTGTAA
- a CDS encoding RidA family protein — protein sequence MSRQQVFTGSPWEPLVGYCRAIRVGNRIEVAGTTAMQDGVVVGAGDPYAQTRFVLQTIENALKELGADMSHVVRTRMFVTDISRWEEVGKAHGEFFGQIQPVATMVEVSALIDPLLMVEIEVEAIVEDEVTAD from the coding sequence ATGAGCAGACAGCAGGTATTTACGGGCTCCCCATGGGAACCATTGGTGGGATATTGCCGTGCCATCCGTGTAGGGAACCGAATTGAAGTGGCGGGTACAACCGCGATGCAAGATGGTGTAGTTGTTGGAGCGGGTGATCCGTATGCACAGACAAGGTTCGTTTTGCAGACGATCGAGAATGCACTGAAAGAACTGGGGGCTGACATGTCGCATGTGGTGAGAACCCGGATGTTTGTGACCGATATCTCCAGATGGGAGGAAGTTGGCAAGGCACACGGTGAATTTTTTGGACAGATCCAGCCTGTAGCCACCATGGTTGAAGTTAGCGCACTCATTGATCCCTTGTTGATGGTTGAGATTGAAGTGGAAGCGATTGTTGAAGATGAAGTCACAGCCGATTGA
- a CDS encoding transposase, whose translation MGEQRQRYNEEFKKQTVKFIQEQTKTLGDLAEELNIPKSTLHQWMSKYRELKHEPVASVDRVKELEAELQEMRRLLQEKEHTLADTQEELAIVKKAVHIFSKPKS comes from the coding sequence ATGGGAGAACAGCGGCAACGATATAACGAAGAATTCAAGAAACAAACGGTCAAATTCATTCAAGAGCAGACGAAGACACTTGGAGATTTGGCAGAAGAACTCAACATTCCAAAAAGTACGTTGCACCAATGGATGAGTAAGTACCGCGAACTAAAACATGAGCCTGTTGCCAGCGTAGATCGAGTGAAGGAACTGGAAGCAGAGCTTCAAGAGATGCGCCGGTTGCTTCAAGAGAAAGAGCACACGCTTGCGGATACACAAGAAGAACTGGCGATTGTAAAAAAAGCAGTGCACATCTTCAGCAAACCAAAGAGCTAA
- a CDS encoding IS3 family transposase, producing MEDHRSEFSLEKMCRTFQVSRSGYYKWRMDRTSMRQNRKDEVMKRIRYHFYDHQMRCGSPKITYLLHLEGLRISSRTVSIYMRQMNLRSVVMPKYRVQTTDSKHDHPLAPNTLNQQFKTSKPNTVWVTDITYIPCRGGRLYLASVLDLCTREIVGWRLYNHMETSLVMGALEEAYTAKRPAPGLLPHSDRGSQYTSKEYVEQLKSYGMESSMSRRGNCYDNACIESWHSILKKELIYCNPRFKTPEEAYTAIYQYIEFYYNRKRMHGALGYLSPARFAMKFTDKSAA from the coding sequence GTGGAAGATCATCGCTCCGAGTTTTCTTTGGAGAAGATGTGCAGAACCTTTCAAGTATCACGGAGCGGATATTACAAATGGCGAATGGACCGAACCAGCATGCGGCAGAACCGTAAAGACGAGGTCATGAAGCGTATTCGGTATCATTTTTACGACCACCAGATGCGGTGTGGAAGCCCTAAAATTACGTATCTGCTCCATTTAGAAGGGTTGCGAATCTCTTCCCGTACCGTCAGTATATACATGCGTCAAATGAATCTACGTTCTGTGGTCATGCCCAAATATCGCGTTCAGACGACGGATTCCAAACACGACCATCCCCTTGCGCCAAATACGCTGAATCAGCAATTTAAAACGTCCAAACCGAATACGGTATGGGTTACCGACATCACCTACATTCCTTGCCGAGGAGGTCGTCTATATCTCGCCAGCGTTCTGGATTTGTGCACACGTGAAATTGTAGGCTGGCGTCTATATAACCATATGGAAACCAGTTTGGTGATGGGTGCACTGGAGGAAGCTTACACGGCCAAACGCCCCGCTCCGGGATTACTCCCTCACTCGGATCGCGGCTCTCAATACACGTCAAAAGAATACGTGGAGCAACTAAAATCATACGGAATGGAATCAAGCATGAGCCGCCGAGGAAACTGTTATGATAACGCCTGTATTGAGTCATGGCACAGTATTTTAAAGAAGGAACTCATTTACTGCAACCCTCGTTTTAAGACACCGGAAGAGGCTTATACTGCCATCTACCAGTACATTGAGTTCTATTACAACCGCAAGCGAATGCATGGCGCGCTAGGGTATCTTTCCCCTGCTCGTTTTGCAATGAAATTTACGGACAAATCGGCAGCGTAG
- a CDS encoding copper amine oxidase N-terminal domain-containing protein → MNNNMKKVSALMALSMALGGGAAYAATLDNTQPVHQTSVSADSNTVSVVNVSVNGASISDGYWNKDGKVAMIPLRDLTDALGIELEWNKETKTAELTRGALWTQVITGKDQYSVNKMLLTLGTAPEITGGKLYVPASFAEKALHGQVNTTGNQVTISSEEDVKTVTERGVITRISNQDKYQSIQIGGAGTEGIVLNLSDETKFISVEGKEIALTDLAIGMNVEAEHSLITTRSLPPQTPTYTVTVLDAATASEAQPKELLGTAGTIENVTTAEGSISQIEITGTRLTETAPDHVVLNIAKDTLIVNHEGETVKAEELTKGAKVIGFYSPVLTRSLPPIGTAWKVVVETPAAELEAK, encoded by the coding sequence ATGAACAACAACATGAAAAAAGTAAGTGCACTGATGGCCCTATCCATGGCATTGGGTGGTGGAGCCGCTTATGCAGCAACACTGGACAACACACAACCAGTCCATCAAACATCCGTTTCAGCAGATAGTAACACAGTGAGTGTAGTAAACGTATCCGTGAATGGTGCATCCATCTCCGATGGTTATTGGAACAAGGATGGCAAAGTAGCCATGATCCCGCTGCGTGATCTTACCGACGCACTGGGTATTGAACTGGAATGGAATAAAGAAACTAAAACTGCAGAGCTGACTCGTGGTGCTCTGTGGACACAGGTAATTACAGGCAAGGACCAATATTCCGTAAATAAAATGCTGCTCACGCTGGGCACAGCGCCCGAAATCACAGGCGGCAAATTGTATGTACCGGCTTCTTTTGCGGAAAAAGCTCTGCATGGACAAGTGAACACAACAGGAAATCAAGTGACTATCTCCAGTGAAGAGGACGTGAAGACGGTTACTGAACGTGGTGTAATTACCAGAATCTCAAACCAAGATAAATATCAGTCCATCCAGATTGGTGGTGCAGGTACGGAGGGTATTGTGCTTAATCTGAGCGATGAGACGAAATTCATCTCAGTTGAGGGGAAAGAGATTGCACTGACTGATCTGGCCATTGGCATGAACGTGGAAGCTGAGCATTCCCTGATCACCACCCGCAGTCTGCCACCACAAACGCCGACCTATACAGTCACTGTGTTGGATGCGGCTACAGCATCTGAGGCACAACCTAAAGAGCTTCTGGGTACAGCGGGTACAATTGAAAATGTAACAACAGCTGAAGGCAGCATCTCACAGATTGAGATTACAGGTACACGGTTAACAGAAACCGCTCCTGACCATGTCGTGCTGAACATTGCTAAAGACACGCTGATCGTGAACCACGAAGGTGAAACGGTGAAAGCTGAAGAACTCACCAAAGGCGCTAAAGTCATTGGGTTCTACAGCCCTGTGCTGACACGCAGCCTGCCTCCAATCGGAACAGCTTGGAAAGTGGTTGTTGAAACACCTGCAGCAGAGCTGGAAGCGAAATAA
- a CDS encoding GNAT family N-acetyltransferase, producing the protein MSDMLVALYRLPEQESGLSALEESSIVIRRAIAPEKQLVLDWVRSHFSQAWVDECEVAFARQPVSCYIAVEHGKMIGFACYEATCRNFFGPTGVSQDARGKGVGTALLLACMHAMKADGYGYAIIGSAGPVDFYARTLGAVKIENSTPGIYEGMLRAD; encoded by the coding sequence ATGAGTGATATGTTGGTAGCGCTCTATCGTTTACCGGAGCAAGAGAGTGGACTGAGCGCGTTGGAGGAATCCTCCATTGTGATTCGAAGAGCCATTGCCCCAGAGAAACAGCTTGTACTGGATTGGGTGAGGTCACATTTTAGTCAGGCTTGGGTGGATGAATGTGAGGTCGCTTTTGCGCGTCAGCCGGTGTCCTGTTATATTGCGGTTGAGCATGGGAAAATGATTGGATTTGCCTGTTACGAAGCGACATGTCGCAACTTCTTTGGACCGACAGGTGTGAGCCAGGATGCACGGGGCAAAGGTGTAGGCACAGCCCTGTTACTGGCCTGTATGCATGCAATGAAGGCGGACGGTTACGGGTATGCGATTATCGGATCAGCGGGACCTGTGGATTTCTATGCCCGGACGCTGGGTGCCGTGAAGATTGAAAATTCAACGCCGGGTATTTACGAAGGCATGCTGCGGGCAGACTAA
- a CDS encoding Gfo/Idh/MocA family protein, whose amino-acid sequence MSTKQMLHIGMIGTGSISDLHMRCYAKNEDAVIYAICDLNEERAKAAAQKYDAQSVYTDYREMLEDPHVDAVSICTWNNTHAEFAIAALEAGKHVLLEKPVATNVEDALRIEEAVKKSGRTFIVGFVRRYDNNMQMMRRFIDAGEFGELYYAKASILRRHGNPGGWFADKSRSGGGPLIDLGVHIIDQCWYLMGRPKPVSVSGNTYRKLGNRAHIEHLSFYKAADYSAAVNDVEDMANALIRFENGASLAVDVSFTLHARGDESSVKLYGERGGFELEPETLIVTEKNNTILNIEPQTDNTGLHIHSAFQNQIDHFVDCCLNGTEPISPIADGVASTRMLCGIYESAEKGQEIRLD is encoded by the coding sequence ATGAGCACGAAACAAATGTTGCACATCGGAATGATCGGTACAGGATCAATCTCGGATCTTCATATGAGGTGTTATGCCAAAAACGAGGATGCCGTCATCTATGCCATTTGCGATCTGAACGAAGAACGGGCTAAGGCTGCTGCGCAAAAGTATGATGCTCAATCCGTATACACCGATTATCGGGAGATGCTGGAGGACCCGCATGTGGATGCTGTCAGTATCTGTACCTGGAACAATACACACGCCGAATTTGCCATTGCTGCACTGGAGGCAGGCAAGCATGTATTGTTGGAGAAACCAGTAGCAACCAATGTGGAAGATGCGCTGCGGATTGAAGAAGCGGTGAAGAAGAGCGGACGTACCTTTATTGTTGGATTTGTGCGTCGGTATGATAACAATATGCAGATGATGCGCAGATTCATTGATGCCGGGGAGTTTGGTGAACTGTATTATGCCAAAGCCTCCATTCTGCGGCGTCACGGCAATCCAGGTGGTTGGTTTGCTGACAAAAGCCGTTCCGGCGGCGGCCCCCTGATTGATCTCGGTGTACATATTATCGACCAATGCTGGTACCTCATGGGCAGGCCGAAACCTGTTTCGGTCAGTGGTAATACGTATCGGAAGCTGGGCAATCGTGCCCATATCGAACATCTTTCTTTTTACAAAGCAGCCGACTACAGCGCAGCTGTGAATGACGTAGAAGATATGGCGAATGCGCTCATTCGATTTGAGAACGGGGCTTCGCTGGCGGTGGATGTAAGCTTTACCTTGCATGCACGCGGAGATGAATCATCGGTGAAGTTATATGGCGAGCGTGGTGGGTTCGAACTGGAGCCAGAGACACTGATCGTCACGGAGAAAAATAATACTATCCTGAATATTGAACCCCAGACGGACAATACGGGTCTCCATATTCATAGTGCATTCCAGAACCAGATTGACCACTTTGTGGATTGTTGTCTGAACGGCACAGAGCCAATCAGCCCAATTGCGGATGGTGTGGCTTCCACGCGTATGCTGTGCGGAATCTACGAATCCGCTGAGAAGGGGCAGGAGATTCGTCTGGATTGA
- a CDS encoding UvrD-helicase domain-containing protein → MLSPNSTFYPRPLGVTPAASLPQSPSAPLETSRQLVGNEQQDAFYFRSLEEAGIKLNAPQISAVRHGRGPILTLAGAGCGKTTVLAARAGYLIEVSGVHAGSILLVTFTNKAATEMKDRIAALPGIRPTAARAVQARTFHSFALTLLRHYGVQEEIFGESRAQHTVLKMLLRQNGMSEAFQPESLLAMLSAWKMQGSETTDLPEKSQEERDAKRVLLGYEAWKQDRGKMDFDDILLRAAALLRDPAVLGPLQKRFQYIMVDEFQDTNHLQYEIVQKLASAHRNLMVVGDDDQTIYTFNGARQESILEFDKVYPGARIVTLDINYRSDARILGLGSELVARNKRRRDKRLRAAGNRGDAPRFATPSNAEEEAAWVVNQLCQQVEEGQHTYRDIAILHRTASSSRAVFEQLVLKDVPFVQHGASPVFYDQSLIRPLMDHLRLSLDPRAMDALPSALGPLYVSRDAGLEWIQRCEQQQAKKYPLIHLVKWEKLKPFQQEQVKERIKLIKSLHKLKPIIAIQEMRRQFYDKYMESGDPSIFTHYKETMLETLDEFEAAVKKFETVEEFIQFADELSRRHREMESLRRAQDSDAVQLMTIHRAKGLEFPCVYWIGASEGIVPHSTALRQDIPEDQKAALAVQQTDAELDMALEEERRLAYVAITRAKQYLYVTSPASHHGKPADVSRFLLEAFGMEVPDKRKPREESRTSSQASYGKGNGQYARSSGSGARSEGRDAAQRRAISHSDRRDYEVHNERDEDRLGERRGSGEIRNHKAFSTTGVSPTAASSSSSQSHTSGSGNAERTETVAVWKCSSSTCKAWLRQKPAVPSKATKKASSGPPACPLCSGSMEAGTRQVPVTGRFGK, encoded by the coding sequence ATGTTAAGTCCGAACTCAACGTTCTACCCCCGTCCGCTCGGGGTTACCCCGGCGGCGTCCCTGCCCCAGTCCCCGTCTGCTCCGCTGGAGACCAGTCGGCAACTCGTGGGTAATGAGCAACAGGATGCCTTTTATTTTCGTTCTCTGGAAGAGGCCGGCATCAAGTTAAACGCACCACAAATCTCGGCAGTCCGTCACGGCAGAGGACCGATTCTGACGCTCGCCGGAGCCGGTTGTGGCAAAACAACTGTACTGGCTGCAAGAGCCGGCTACCTCATAGAGGTCAGTGGCGTACATGCAGGCAGTATCCTGCTGGTGACGTTCACGAACAAAGCCGCCACCGAGATGAAAGACCGGATCGCCGCATTGCCAGGCATACGCCCGACAGCCGCGAGAGCCGTACAGGCTCGCACCTTCCACTCTTTTGCGCTGACATTATTGCGTCATTACGGTGTGCAGGAAGAGATCTTTGGCGAGTCGCGAGCCCAGCATACGGTGCTGAAGATGCTTCTTCGCCAAAATGGCATGAGTGAAGCCTTCCAGCCTGAAAGTCTGCTGGCTATGCTGTCCGCATGGAAGATGCAAGGATCGGAAACAACCGATCTGCCTGAAAAATCGCAGGAAGAACGCGATGCCAAGCGTGTTCTGCTTGGTTACGAAGCCTGGAAGCAGGATCGCGGCAAAATGGATTTTGATGATATATTACTACGGGCAGCCGCGCTGCTTCGTGATCCTGCTGTTCTGGGGCCGCTTCAGAAGCGTTTCCAGTACATTATGGTGGATGAGTTCCAGGATACCAACCATCTGCAGTATGAAATTGTGCAAAAACTGGCTTCCGCTCACCGCAATCTGATGGTTGTGGGAGACGATGACCAGACGATCTATACCTTTAATGGCGCACGCCAGGAATCAATTTTGGAATTCGATAAAGTATACCCCGGTGCACGCATCGTGACGCTGGATATCAATTATCGTAGTGATGCACGTATTCTGGGACTCGGAAGTGAACTGGTCGCCCGCAATAAACGCAGACGTGACAAACGGCTACGTGCCGCTGGAAACCGCGGCGATGCCCCCCGTTTCGCTACACCCTCCAATGCGGAGGAAGAAGCAGCGTGGGTCGTAAACCAGCTGTGCCAGCAGGTTGAAGAAGGACAACACACCTATCGCGATATTGCGATTCTTCACCGGACAGCCAGCAGCAGCCGGGCTGTATTCGAGCAGCTTGTGTTGAAAGATGTGCCTTTTGTACAGCATGGTGCTTCTCCGGTGTTCTATGACCAGTCTCTCATCAGACCCCTGATGGATCATCTGCGTCTGTCCCTTGACCCACGAGCCATGGATGCTCTTCCAAGTGCACTGGGTCCGCTCTACGTCTCACGCGATGCGGGTCTGGAATGGATACAGCGTTGTGAACAACAACAGGCTAAGAAATATCCGCTCATCCATCTGGTGAAATGGGAAAAGCTGAAACCATTTCAGCAGGAACAGGTCAAAGAACGCATCAAACTGATCAAATCACTGCACAAACTAAAACCCATCATCGCCATTCAGGAGATGCGCAGGCAGTTCTACGACAAGTATATGGAAAGTGGTGATCCCAGCATCTTCACCCACTATAAGGAAACGATGCTGGAAACTCTGGATGAATTCGAAGCTGCTGTCAAAAAATTCGAAACGGTAGAAGAGTTCATCCAATTCGCGGATGAGCTGTCCCGCAGACACCGTGAGATGGAATCTTTGCGCCGTGCGCAGGATAGTGACGCGGTACAGCTGATGACCATTCACCGGGCCAAAGGATTGGAGTTCCCTTGTGTGTACTGGATTGGAGCCAGTGAAGGCATTGTGCCTCACAGTACCGCACTACGTCAGGATATTCCTGAGGATCAGAAAGCTGCGCTTGCTGTGCAGCAGACAGATGCCGAACTGGACATGGCGCTGGAGGAAGAACGCAGGCTCGCCTACGTTGCCATCACACGGGCCAAGCAGTACTTGTATGTCACCTCACCGGCTAGCCATCACGGAAAACCAGCGGATGTGTCCCGTTTCCTGCTTGAAGCCTTCGGTATGGAAGTACCGGACAAACGCAAACCTCGTGAGGAGAGCCGGACCAGCAGTCAGGCTTCATATGGTAAAGGTAATGGACAGTATGCCCGCTCGTCCGGCTCGGGTGCCCGTTCAGAAGGTCGGGATGCGGCACAGCGTCGTGCCATCAGCCACAGTGACCGTCGTGACTACGAGGTCCACAACGAACGTGATGAGGATCGCCTCGGTGAACGGCGTGGTAGTGGGGAGATTCGCAACCATAAGGCATTTAGCACCACAGGTGTGAGTCCAACAGCTGCGAGTTCCTCCAGTTCACAGTCGCACACTTCAGGTTCAGGTAATGCTGAGCGTACGGAGACCGTTGCGGTCTGGAAGTGTAGTTCATCCACCTGTAAAGCGTGGCTAAGACAGAAGCCGGCTGTGCCTTCAAAAGCAACCAAGAAGGCATCCTCGGGCCCTCCCGCCTGTCCCCTGTGTTCAGGATCGATGGAGGCCGGCACCCGCCAGGTGCCCGTAACGGGGAGATTTGGGAAATAA
- a CDS encoding zinc ribbon domain-containing protein: protein MKLLQRIKDGANKATERAQHAVEIGKLNNQIVGLQQEQEVHFTDMGRIFYEGYRAQDMTRAEKEMVDLSQLCDELQDEIDGLRNKIAQLKNERLCECGHVASLDANFCPKCGRKLGELKTAAPKVAAGVAGATTAARQEAAVAQTPTPEPDFYDAPPELELEEDEPYHTVIPSIADLETESEYNSTEFTQEEKEAFDAEWERRRDEEMQRERERQQELDERIRYWKENNPIVNTVDVQTEVSREMVNCQICAAELPKGSKWCPRCGAEQI, encoded by the coding sequence ATGAAACTGCTTCAGCGCATCAAAGACGGAGCGAACAAAGCAACAGAGCGTGCCCAACACGCCGTTGAGATTGGGAAACTGAACAACCAGATTGTGGGCTTGCAACAGGAACAGGAAGTCCATTTTACAGATATGGGTCGCATCTTCTATGAGGGTTATCGGGCCCAGGATATGACGCGTGCGGAAAAAGAAATGGTGGATCTGTCGCAGCTCTGCGACGAATTGCAGGACGAGATTGATGGTCTGCGCAACAAGATTGCACAACTTAAGAACGAACGGTTGTGCGAGTGTGGACACGTCGCTTCCCTGGATGCCAACTTCTGCCCTAAATGCGGACGTAAGTTGGGTGAACTCAAGACAGCAGCGCCTAAAGTAGCAGCAGGAGTTGCAGGAGCCACCACAGCCGCAAGACAGGAGGCAGCTGTAGCTCAGACCCCAACTCCAGAGCCGGACTTCTACGATGCGCCACCTGAGTTGGAACTGGAGGAAGACGAGCCGTACCATACGGTCATTCCGTCCATAGCGGATCTGGAAACGGAATCCGAATATAACAGTACGGAATTTACCCAGGAAGAAAAGGAAGCGTTTGATGCCGAGTGGGAACGTCGCAGAGATGAAGAGATGCAACGGGAACGTGAGCGTCAGCAGGAACTGGACGAACGCATCCGCTACTGGAAAGAAAACAATCCGATCGTGAATACGGTGGACGTACAGACCGAAGTGTCACGTGAAATGGTGAATTGTCAGATTTGTGCAGCCGAGCTACCCAAAGGGTCGAAGTGGTGCCCGCGCTGTGGTGCCGAACAGATCTGA
- a CDS encoding TrmB family transcriptional regulator gives MDQLLHHLRHLGFTEMESKIMVELARQGSASGYEVAKRLGVSRSNVYATLQRLEQRGFLRCSPGEPAKYSVLKPEEMTRMISDQMRTSLDYVQNSMPKSEPEKPVFYNVEGDKNVFENLSRELAEARHEIVVDVWREEAELLRNDLQQAEARGVRLLWSCDGGEGMLDQPVPWPGLPMYGTGNGRKFSLVVDRRWCMLGMRGESCATQAVVTEHPVMTGLLLNHFAQELVLYELEQDMGEELESRYGHRYEELSARYWSSPSGEGDQS, from the coding sequence ATGGACCAACTGCTGCATCATTTGCGTCATCTCGGGTTTACCGAGATGGAATCTAAAATTATGGTGGAACTCGCCCGTCAGGGATCAGCCTCAGGATATGAGGTTGCGAAGCGGCTGGGTGTGTCCCGTTCCAATGTATATGCGACCCTGCAACGGCTGGAACAGCGTGGGTTCTTGCGGTGTAGTCCGGGGGAACCGGCGAAGTATAGTGTGCTGAAGCCGGAGGAGATGACACGTATGATCTCCGATCAAATGCGTACCTCGCTGGATTATGTTCAGAACAGCATGCCCAAGAGTGAACCGGAGAAGCCTGTCTTCTATAACGTCGAAGGGGACAAAAATGTGTTTGAGAATCTGAGCCGTGAATTGGCCGAGGCTCGGCATGAGATTGTCGTAGACGTTTGGCGTGAAGAGGCAGAGTTGCTGCGTAATGACTTACAGCAGGCTGAAGCTCGGGGTGTGCGGCTGTTATGGTCGTGTGATGGTGGCGAAGGCATGCTTGATCAGCCTGTCCCTTGGCCGGGTTTGCCTATGTATGGTACAGGTAATGGTCGGAAATTTTCCCTGGTGGTGGATCGCCGCTGGTGCATGCTGGGCATGCGCGGGGAATCATGCGCCACACAGGCAGTGGTGACGGAGCATCCGGTAATGACCGGACTGCTGCTGAATCATTTTGCTCAAGAGCTGGTGTTGTACGAACTGGAACAGGATATGGGGGAGGAACTGGAGTCCCGCTATGGGCACCGGTACGAAGAACTCTCTGCGCGTTATTGGTCTTCTCCTTCAGGAGAGGGTGACCAGAGCTAG
- a CDS encoding NUDIX hydrolase yields the protein MTPERFDIYDDQQNWIGTSLRSEVHAKGYWHRSFHCWIVRDEGEQRQVLFQRRRDIKDTFPGCYDITAAGHLTAGEQLQDASRELEEELGVNTPFEALTYLLTATQQLQGEVRGVPFIDREFSAVYGLCLNQPLEAYVLQPSEVDSLYEVPLDDLLALFRNEIDVIQATGVQTHPSSDHAADEPGRIVREIRATEFVPHGTAYYTDVLEALYHVPKE from the coding sequence ATGACCCCAGAACGTTTCGACATTTATGACGATCAGCAAAATTGGATCGGCACTTCACTACGCAGCGAGGTCCATGCCAAAGGATATTGGCACCGTTCATTCCACTGCTGGATCGTGCGTGACGAAGGCGAGCAACGACAGGTTCTTTTTCAGCGGCGGCGTGATATTAAGGATACCTTCCCCGGATGTTATGACATTACAGCAGCAGGTCATCTCACCGCAGGTGAACAACTGCAAGACGCCAGTCGTGAGCTGGAGGAAGAACTGGGTGTGAATACTCCATTCGAGGCACTAACCTATCTACTCACGGCTACACAGCAGCTCCAAGGAGAGGTGCGTGGTGTCCCATTCATAGATCGGGAATTCAGCGCCGTCTATGGATTATGTCTGAACCAGCCGCTCGAAGCCTACGTTCTGCAGCCTAGCGAGGTGGATAGCCTGTATGAAGTGCCGCTGGATGATCTACTCGCTTTGTTTCGTAATGAGATCGACGTCATTCAAGCTACCGGAGTTCAGACCCACCCGTCTAGTGATCATGCAGCTGATGAGCCGGGACGTATCGTTCGCGAGATTCGGGCAACGGAATTTGTACCCCATGGTACAGCTTATTATACGGACGTGCTGGAAGCTCTATATCACGTGCCAAAAGAATGA
- the mscL gene encoding large conductance mechanosensitive channel protein MscL: MKGVLNEFKEFAVRGNVIDLAVGVIIGAAFGKIVTSLVNDIIMPPVGKLMGGIDFSQKIINLDRDIKTANGQDITTLAQANEAGATVIAYGQFINVMIDFLIVAFCIFMLVKGINYLKSKEHKKPEPQKTTKACKYCLSEIPAAATRCSHCTSELEAEGTGALA, encoded by the coding sequence ATGAAAGGCGTACTTAACGAATTCAAGGAATTTGCCGTCCGCGGCAACGTCATCGATCTGGCGGTCGGTGTCATTATTGGGGCTGCTTTTGGTAAAATCGTCACCTCCCTTGTGAATGATATCATCATGCCCCCGGTTGGAAAACTGATGGGTGGAATCGACTTCAGTCAGAAAATCATCAACCTGGACCGGGATATCAAAACAGCAAACGGACAGGACATCACCACCCTCGCTCAAGCCAACGAAGCTGGGGCTACCGTGATTGCTTATGGACAGTTCATCAACGTCATGATTGATTTTCTTATCGTTGCGTTCTGTATCTTCATGCTTGTGAAGGGCATCAACTATCTGAAAAGCAAAGAACACAAAAAGCCCGAGCCGCAAAAAACGACCAAGGCTTGCAAGTATTGCCTATCAGAAATTCCAGCCGCGGCCACCCGCTGCTCGCACTGTACTTCAGAGCTCGAAGCTGAAGGCACCGGTGCTCTAGCATAA